The window GACTTCAGGGCCATGCAGCGCGACCCGATCGGCGAGATCCGCGGCCTCTACGACTGGCTCGGCCAGCCGGTCACACCGGCGTTCGAGGAGAACATGCGCCGCTGGTGGAAGGAGAACTCCGAGGACCGCGTGCGCGTCAAGCACTCCGACCCCGCCGACTACGGACTCGACCTCGACACCATCCGGCCGCTGTTCGCGGAGTACACCGCCCGTGCGGGGCGTTGGACCAGCCACGGTCAGCCCACCGACGCCGGCACGAGCTAGGAAGGACACGATCTCCATGGCGATAGACCTCAGCGGTGGCCTGCCCGTCGAGCGGGAGTTCTTCTTTCCCTCCCGGCCGGAGAATCCCGAGATGCGGGACTCGGCGAGCTTCTGGGTGACGGACGACAAGGGCGAGATCGGGCTGCCCCGGTTCGGGATCGAGGCCGTCGCGTCCAGCTGGGACACGCACGTCGTCACGCTCAACGTGGTGTTCGCCGACGGCCGGGTGTATCGGCTGCGCAGCCCCGGTGCGGCGCGTTCGCCGTTCAACGCCGCCGGGCAGCCCGCGATCCTGGGGGCCGGCGGGCTGGCGTTCGAGGTGATCGAGCCATACCGGCGGTGGCGGATGACCTACGACGGCCCGGCGATCGAGACGACGTCACAGGCGTTGGTGGAGGGCAGGCAGGACGGCCCGACGGTCGACCTGCGGGTCGAGGTCGAGACCACGATGGCCGTGCCGCCCTGGGAGCAGGGCTCGCTGCGCGCCGACGCGGCCGAGCAGCTGAAGAACACCAGCGACGGCGACATGATGGGCCACGGGCCCCGTATCGAGCAGTTGTTCACCGCGACGGGTGTCGTCGAGGTGCCGGGTGAGGAGAAGACCTTCACCGGATCCGGGTTGCGGATCAAGCGGCAGGGGGTTCGCCACCTGGAGGAGTTCCGGGGCCACACGTGGCAGTCGGCGGTGTTCCCGAGCGGGCGGGGGTTCGGGTACATCACCTACCCTCCGCACCCGGATGGCCGCGAGGTGTTCAACGAGGGGTTCCTGTATCTGGGTGAGGGGAAGCTCATTCCGGCGCGTGTGGTCGAGGCTCCGTGGCTGCGGCGGCTGGTACCGTCGGGCGACCCGGTCCCGGTGGTGTTCGAGTCGGAGTTGGGGATCACCCGTATCGAGGGTGTGACCGTGAACACCACCCACGACACGGTCCACCGGCCGGAGCTGCCGAACTTCCCGGTGCTGTTTCAGGGCGAGTGCAGGTACTCGTGGGACGGAGAGGAGACCTACGGCATGCTCGAACGGTCTACTGTGCGCGACCAGATCCAGTGGGCATGAGCGCGCCGACCGACGGTGGTATCCGGGGCCCGCTCCCGAGCACCACTCGCCTAAGCCACCTGCAGCGCCTCGAGGCGGAGAGCATCCAGATCTTCCGGGAGGCCGTCTCGGAGAGCGAGCGGCCGGTGATGCTGTATTCGGTGGGCAAGGACAGCGCGGTGATGCTGCACCTGGCGAGGAAGGCGTTCTACCCGTCGAAGCCGCCGTTCCCGTTGTTGCACGTCGACACGACGTGGAAGTTCAAGGCGATGTACGAGTTCCGCGACACGCTGGTCACGGACCTGGGCCTGGACCTGTTGGTCCACCAGAACCCGGAGGCACTGGCGCGGGGCATCAACCCGTTCGACCACGGCTCCGCGGCGCACACCGACATCTGGAAGACCGAGGGCCTCAAGCAGGCGCTGGACAAATACGGCTTCGACCTCGCGTTCGGTGGGGCGCGTCGGGATGAGGAGAAGTCCCGGGCCAAGGAGCGGGTTTTCTCGATCCGCTCCGCGGCGCATCGGTGGGATCCCAAGCAACAGCGCCCCGAGTTGTGGCGGTTGTACAACGCGCGCAAGGGGCCGGGCCAGTCGGTGCGGGTGTTCCCGCTGTCGAACTGGACCGAGCTGGATATCTGGCTCTACATCCACCACGAGAACATCCCGATCGTCCCGCTGTACTTCGCCGCGCCGCGGCCGGTCGTCGAGCGCGACGGCACGTTGATCATGGTCGATGACGAGCGGATGCGGCTGGCGCCGGGCGAGGTGCCCGAGCAGCGCGAAGTCCGGTTCCGCACGCTGGGCTGCTACCCGCTGACCGGGGCGGTGGAAAGCTCCGCGACGACGCTGACCGAGATCATCCAGGAAATGCTGCTCACGACCAGTTCGGAACGCCAGGGCCGGGTCATCGACCACGACTCGTCGGGGTCCATGGAGAAGAAGAAGCAAGAGGGGTACTTCTGATGGCGGGTGAGCGGTAGTGGCGCACGCGGCGGGCGACCTCGTCGCCACCGACATCGAGGAGTACCTACGCCAGCACGAGAACAAGTCGATGCTGCGGTTCATCACCTGCGGCAGCGTCGACGACGGTAAGAGCACGCTGATCGGCCGGTTGCTCTACGACTCGAAGCTGGTGTTCTCCGACCACCTGGCGGCGCTGGAGTCCGACTCGAAGAAGGTCGGCACGCAGGGCGGTGAACTGGACTTCGCGCTGCTCGTCGACGGCCTGGCGGCCGAGCGCGAGCAGGGCATCACGATCGACGTCGCCTACCGGTTCTTCTCCACCGAGCACCGCAAGTTCATCGTCGCCGACACCCCGGGCCACGAGCAGTACACCCGCAACATGGTCACCGGCGCGTCCACGGCCGACCTCGCGGTGATCCTGATCGACGCCCGCAAGGGCGTGCTCACCCAGACCCGCCGCCACAGCTACCTGGTCTCCCTGCTCGGCATTCGCCACGTGGTGCTCGCCGTCAACAAGCTCGACCTCGTCGACTACTCGAAGGACGTCTTCGACGCCATCGAGGCCGACTACCGCGCCTTCGCGGAGAAGATCGGGCTGACCGACATCGCCTGCATACCCCTGTCGGCGCTGCGCGGCGACAACATCACCGAGCCGAGCCCGAACATCCCGTGGTACACCGGCCCGACCCTGGTCGGGCACCTGGAGACCGTCGAGGTCGCAGGCGGCCAGGCCGGCGGGCCGTTCCGGCTGCCGGTCCAGTGGGTCAACCGGCCGGACCTGGACTTCCGCGGCTTCTCCGGCCAGGTCACCGGTGGCACGGTCCGCCCGGGCGACCGGGTCCGCATCGTCCCGGCGGGCACCGAGAGCACCGTCGACCGGATCGTCACCGCCGACGGCGATCTGGCCGAGGCCATCGCCGGCCAGTCGGTCACGATCACCCTTACCGACGAGGTGGACGTGAGCCGCGGCGACGTGCTCGCCGCCGCGAGCGACCCGCCGGCCGTCGCCGACCAGTTCGAGTGCCACCTGGTGTGGATGAGCGACGAGCCGATGCTGCCAGGCCGGTCCTACCTGCTCAAGCTCGGCACCCGCACCGTCGGCGCGACCGTCGCCCAGCCCAAATACAAGATCAACGTCAACACGCTGGAACACACCGCGGCCCGCACGCTGGAGCTCAACGAGATCGGCGTCGCGAACCTCAACCTGGACCGGCGGATCGCGTTCGACCCCTACACGGTGAACCGCGACATGGGCGGTTTCGTCCTCATCGACCGGTTCACCAACGCCACCGTCGCCGCCGGCCTGCTGCACTTCGCGCTGCGCCGGTCCGACAACATCCACTGGCAGGCCGTGGAGGTGAACAAGGCGGCGCGGGCCGCGGCCAAGGGCCAGCGTCCGGCGGTCGTCTGGTTCACCGGCCTGTCCGGCGCCGGCAAGTCCACCATCGCGAACCTCGTCGAGAAGAAGCTCCACGACGAGGGCCACCACACCTACCTCCTCGACGGCGACAACGTCCGCCACGGCCTGAACAAGGACCTCGGCTTCACCGAGGCCGACCGCGTCGAGAACATCCGCCGCATCGCCGAGGTCGCCCGGCTCATGGCCGACGCCGGACTCATCGTGCTCACGTCGTTCATCTCGCCGTTCCGCGCCGAACGCCAACTCGCCCGCGGGCTCCTCGACGACGGCGAGTTCGTCGAGGTCTTCGTCGACACACCGCTCGAGGTGGCCGAGTCCCGCGACCGCAAGGGCCTCTACGCCAAGGCCCGCCGCGGCGAGCTCACCAACTTCACCGGCATCGACTCCCCCTACGAACCGCCCATCCACCCCGAACTCCACCTCGACGCCTCCGGCGCCGTCACCCCCGAGGCAAGCGCCGAACAGGTCGTCAGCTACCTCCGCGAGACCGGCCTGCTCACCCCGCCGCCGGCCCCATAGGCGGCGCTCGCGTCACCCGGGTCCGGGGCCGGCCCTTTCGGCCGCCCCGGACCCGAGCCCTGGGCTCACCACAACGTGCGGCGCACGTCCGTCCCGGCCGCGGCCGGGACACGGCTCCCCCCGAACGCCAGCAGGTGCCGCTTGCGGTCGAGGCCGCCGCCGTAGCCGGTCAGGTCGCCGGTGGACCCGACGACGCGGTGGCACGGCACGATGATGCCGATCGGGTTGCGGCCGTTCGCGAGGCCGACGGCGCGCGCCGCACCCGGCCGACCGACGCGGTCGGCCAGCTCGCCATACGAGATGGTCCGCCCGTAGGGGATCTCGCGCAGCCCGGCCCACACGGCGCGCTGGAACTCGGTCCCGCGCGGGGCCAGCGGCAGGTCGAAGGCCGTCAGCTCCCCGTCGAAGTAGGCCCGCAGCTGGGCGACGACGTCGCCGAACGCGGCCGGGTCGCGATCCCCGAACGTCTCCGGCCCGGGACGATGCCGCTGCTGCTCCATGTACAGGCCGGCGAGCACGCCGTCGACGGCGACCAGGGTGAGGTCCCCGACCGGGCTGTCGACCACCGTGTGGGTCACGTGTGCTGACTGGTGGGCACGCATCTTCTTTCCTTCGGTCAGTCGGGCGGGTCAGTCGGATGGGTCGGTCAGTGGGGTCAGTCGGCCGGAAGCCGGTTGATGGGGTGGTCGCCGGTCGCCCAGAGGTACTGGACCGCGTAGGCGCGCCACGGCCGCCAGGGCGCCGAGCGCTTCGTCAACGCCGCGGGCGTCGACGGCAGGCCGAGATCGCCCGCCGCGCGCCGCACACCGAGATCCGTGGCGGCGAACGCGTCCGGGTCGCCGAGCGCGCGCATCGCGACCATCTCGACCGTCCAGGGCCCGACGCCCGGCACCGCCGCGAGCTGCGCCCTCGCCCGCTCCCAGTCGCCACCGACATCCAGCTCCACGTCCCCCGCCGCGAGGGCGGTGACCAGCGCGCCCACGCCCGCCCGCCGGGACCGGGGCATCGCCAGCGTCTCCGGGTCCAGCTCGGCCAGCGCCGACGTGGTCGGGAACAGGTGGGTCAGCCCGCCGTCGGCGTCCTCGACGGGCTCGCCGTGTGCGGCCACCAGCCGCGCGGCGAGCGTTCGCGCGGCGGCCGTCGACACCTGCTGGCCCAGCACCGCGCGGATCGCGAACTCCGCCGGGTCGGTGGTGCGCGGGACCCGCCGGCCGGGGCTCTTGGCGACCAGCGGGGCCAATGCCTCGTCGGCGCCGAGCTGGGCGTCGACCGCGACCGGGTCGGCGTCCAGGTCGAGCAGCCACCGGCACCGGTTGATCGCCGTCGTCAGGTCGCGCAGGTCGGACAGGGCCAGCCGGCACTCGATGTGCTCCGGCGCCGGGCGCAGTGCCACGACGGCATGTCCGTGCGGCAGCCGCAGCGTCCGGCGATAGGCGCCGTCGTGCCACTCCTCGATCCCCGGCACCGCCGTGGCCGCGAGGTGGCCGAACAGGTTGTCCGGGCACAGCGGGCGGCGGAACGGGAGCCGCACGACGATGGTGCCGGCCGTTCTCGTACCGGCCGTTCCGGTGCCCGGTGCTCCCGGCCCGTCGACGGCCTTCGCCCGCGTCCGCAGCTCGCTGGGCGCGAGCGCGAAGACCTCCTGAACCGTCTCGTTGAAGGCGCGCACGCTGGCGAAGCCAGCCGCGTACGCCAGGTCGGCCATCGGCAGCTTCGTGGTCTCGATCAGCAGGCGCGCGGTCTGCGCGCGCTGCGCACGGGCCAGGGCGAGCGGCCCCGCGCCCAGCTCCGCCATCAGCTGCCGTTCGAGCTGGCGGACGCTGTAGCCGAGCCGGTGGGCGAGCCCCGGCACGCCCTCGCGGTCGACGAGCCCGTCCGCGATCAGCCGCATCGCGCGGGCGACGAGGTCCGCGCGCTCGTTCCACTGTGGCGAGCCCGGCACGGCGCCCGGCCGGCAGCGTTTGCAGGCCCGGAAGCCCGCCTGCTGCGCCGCGGCGGCACTCGGGAAGAACCGCATGTTCTCCGGCTTCGGCGGCGTCGCCGGGCAGCTGGGGCGGCAGTAGATCCCGGTGGTGAGCACAGCGGTGAAGAACCAGCCGTCGAAGCGCTCGTCCCGCGCCTGAACAGCCCGCACACACCGCTCAACGTCCATGTACACACGTCTAGCCTGCTCGCCACCCGGCGCCAGGTCTCGCGGAAATACGACATGACGGTGCGGCCACATCTGACACCAGCCGGCCCAGCCGGCCCAGCCGGCCTGGCTGCTGGCTGCTGGCTGCTGGCTGCTGGCTGCTGGCTGGCAAGAATCGTGATCACATGGCCCCAGGTCGTACCCGTGGCCATCCGGCACTCCGCGTGAGGATCTCGTGGGGGCACATGCCCCCGACGCCGTCCTGGTGCGCTGTCCGGCAACGTCCGGCCGCCCTCACCAGGGAAGATCGCCATGTGTGTACTCACATCCGAGTTCCGGCGGGCCGTCAGCTCGGATTCCAGTACACATCTGCTGATCAAGCTCGTGGCGAGGCAGCACTACCGGACCGACTGCCGCGGACAACACACTGGTGCGCTGACCACGAGCGTGTACCGAGGTAGGTCAGGCGGCGTGTGATCGTGGTCGTCCCAGCGCGTTGTTGGCGCTCGCTGCGGATGCGGGCGCGTCCGCGGCATTGGGCGGCCAGGACGGTGGGGTGGCGCTGGGGTGCCCAGCCGCCAGTCAGTACCGCCTTCACCAACGTGCGGCCCTTGATCACCGCCGACGTGCTGCCAGCGTCGTGATTTCGGCAGATTCACGACGACGGCAACACGTCCGCGCGGATCTTTCGGGGCGAACGTCTGAGACCCACAGGACGGGCACCGAAATGACCGACGTCAGCCCATGGTGTCGATCATGAGACGCCACGCCGCGCCTTACACCCCAGATGCAGACACTGCCAGTTGACACTATCTGTACGATAGCTGCAGCGCGAATAGGGGGCGCCAAAATCGACGGGCAGAATGTCGAGGCGATTCGATGTCAGGAAAATTTGACGAAGAGTTTGACCGGCGCGTTCGCGCAGCAAGAGAACGTCAGGATGAGGCGGCTCGGGCCGAGCACCTGCGGAAAGCCGCCGAGGGGCCGGCGCGCGCTCGACTAAAGGAAGAGAAAGCCAGGTTCATCGCGAGCCTGCCACCCGAGCTATCGGACCCTCACGCATATATTCAAGCTAGGGTGCAGAGGGTTCGCAACATCGCAGAACAAACGGCGCATCTAGCTACGGCCGGTGGCGATGCAGGCGTTCCGATTGTACTGACGAAACGTCGGCGGCGGACCGAGGCGATTCTCTCGGGGTGGGTCCTCGACACCTCGAAGACGGGGACGAGAGAATTCTACCCAGTCACGAATGGAGTAAGCACCGACTTACCGACAATAAATGATATCTATCGAACGATCATATTGAGCAGCCACGGAATGCTGCTTGAGCACACCACCGAGACCCGATCTGGCGAAGGTTTTGGTTTTCACCCGTTCTACGCGTACGGGAACCGGAACCCACTACCGCCCCTCTCTCTAATAGCTCCTGAACCGCAAGCCCTTGTCCGGTCGTTCCGGAGTAGCCGACCGATGAGCGAACAGGAGGAGAGTTGGTTTGTGTGGCACATCCGAGACGCCTTTCTGCACCCGACGGTCGTCAGCACCGACTACATCGAAGATATTCTGGTGGAGTTTACTGCGCAGCATCTCGGGAGATAAAGGGCCGACTGGGGTGTCACAGACGGCTGCCGCGATCCTTTGACCGCGCCCCGTACCTGGCCACACAGAGCTGAAATGCGACTCCGCGAGGCTAGTCGCAAAACCCCTCGCGCAAAGCTCGCATACACCGCTCAACGTCCATGTCCACCCGTCCAGCGGGCTCGCCGCCCGGCGCCAGGTCTCGCGGAAAAGCGACATGACAGTGCGGCCCCGCGGTCCCTGGCGGTAGGTCACCGGCCGGGCGACTGTGCGCGTCCATGCACAGTGGAGTCGATGCGCACGTACATGCGCAGAGGAGCCGATGTGCACGGACGCGCACATCGACTAGAGTGTGCACGTGCGCGCACACGACCAGGCCGGAATACGGCTTACGGATGCCCAGAGCCTCGGGCTGTTCGTGCGGGCGGAGCGCCGGCGACGGGGCATGACACAGATCCAGCTGTGCGCTGAGGCGCTGGTAAGCCGTCGGTGGCTCTCGGACATGGAGGCCGGCAAGCCCACCGCCGAGATCGGGCTCGTCTTCCGGGTCATGGACGCGCTGGGTCAGATGTTGCTGGCCGCGCCCATCGTGTTGGGCCCCGACGACATCGACCTGGACGAGGTCCTCCGACGCTACGAGAATCCAGGCGGCCCTCATGGTGACGCCCATGCCTGACGATCGCCTTCTCGTCGTGTTGCTGGGGGGACGGCGTGTCGGCGAGTTGGCAATGGACGCTACCGGCAAGTTCCGCTTCACCTATGACGAGGCCTGGTCGGCCGACCAGAACGCGACTCCCCTGTCCCTGTCCATGCCCGTAGGCCAGCCCGAGCATGGTGACGGTCCGGTGCGGGCCTTTATCTGGGGCCTGCTTCCGGACAACGAAAGAGTGCTGGAGCGGTGGGCGGCGGAGTACCAGGTCTCGCCACGCAACCCGTTCGCGCTGCTGCGGCATGTCGGCGAGGACTGCGCTGGCGGAGCGCAGTTCGTGATTCCAGAACGCGTCGACGCGCTACTCGCCGGCAAGGGTTCGGTCCGGTGGCTCGACGAAGCCGAGATAGCCGACCGGCTGCGCATTCTGCGTGCGGACCCGACCGCGTGGCACGCGCATAGCACGGGGCAGTTCAGCCTCGCTGGCGCGCAGGCGAAGACGGCGCTGCACTATGACGATTTCACTGGGCGGTGGGGCGATCCTGCTGGCGCGACCCCGACCACGCACATCCTCAAGCCCGCGATCAGCGGACTGGACGACCACGACCTCAACGAGCACCTTTGCCTGTCAGCCGCGAGATTGCTCGGTATGTCGGTCGCACACACGGAGGTGCTGTCCTTCGGCGCCGAAAGGGTTATCGCCGTATCCCGCTATGACCGGGTCCAGAACCCCGCGGGACGAGTCATCCGCGTCCACCAAGAAGACATGTGCCAAGCGGCCGGTGTATCGCCGACCATCAAGTACCAAAACGAGGGCGGGCCCGGCCCCGAGCAGATCATCGATATTCTGCGCAGATACGTCCGGCCGGCGGCCTCGGCCGCCCAGCACGTGGACCGGTTCGTCGACGCGCTGGCGTTCAACTGGGTCATCGGGGGAACGGACGCGCATGCGAAGAACTACTCCGTCCTGCTCGCCGGCGCCCAGGCCCGCCTCGCGCCGCTCTACGACGTCGCCAGCGTGCTCGCCTACGACGACGTCTACCTACCAAAGCTCCGGCTGGCCATGAGGATAGGCGGTGAGTACCGCGTGGCGGCGATTTACGGTCGTCACTGGCGCCGATTCGCGACAGCCAACGGTCTGGACCCCGACGAGATCATCGCCCGAGCCCGCCGCATCATCGAGCGAGCCCCCGACGCGTTCGCGACCGTCGCGACCGCCCCGTCCGTCCAGGTCCTGGACAGCGGACTGCCGTCCAGGCTCGCGGACCGAGTCGCGCAGGCCGCGCAGGCTCGCGGCCGCGCGCTCGACCACTGACCCTCCGGGGAGCCGTACGCGGCGCCCACCGACGACGGCGACCGACCGCACGGATCAGGGCAGGTAGCGCTTCCGCAGGGCGTTCTTGGCGATCTTGCCCATGTCGGTGCGGGGGAGGTCGTCGACGATCTCGAGCTGCTCGGGGAGCTTGAACTTCGCCAGGCCGGCGGCCAGGGCGTGGGCGGCGAGGTCGGCGAGGGTGACGGGCGCGGCGCCTTCGGCCAGGCGGATGACGGCGCAGCAGCGCTCGCCGGTGCGCTCGTCGGGGAGGCCGATGACGGCGACCTCGGCGACGGACGGGTGGGTGACGAGGATGCCCTCGACCTCGGGCGCCGCGATGTTCTCCGCGTTGCGGATGATGACGTCCTTGCGGCGGCCGGTGATGCGGACATGGCCGCGCGGGCCGACGACGCCGAGGTCGCCGGTGCGGAAGAAGCCGTCGGCGTCGAAGAGGTCGGCGGTCTCGGCGGCGGGGACGCCGAGGTAGCCGGCGAAGAGCTGCGCGCCGCGGACCAGCAGCTCGCCCTCCTCGCCGGGGGCGCACGGGGTGCCGTCGAACGCGACCACCCGCAGCTCGACGCCCGGGGCTGGGCGGCCCTCGGTGACGGTGAGCTCGTCGTCGGAGTCGTCGAGGCGGGCGTGCGTCGCCAGCGGGAACTCGGTCATGCCCCAGCTGGAGAGCACGCCGCGGCCGCCGAGCTCGGCGGCGACCTCGGCATGCAGGCCGGGTGGCTTGGGCGCGCCGCCGCTGAACGCCGCCCGCAGCTTCGGGAACAGCACCGCGTCGGGGTCCTTCGCCCGGTCGGCGGCCGCGGCGGCGATGTACGCCCGCAGGAACGGCAGGGCCGAGCCGAGGAAGGTCGCGCCGAGCGCCGCCATCGTCCGCGGGGACGCCTCGGCGTCGAAGCTGTCGAGCAGCAGCAGCCGCATCCCGGACAGCAGCGACGCGGAGAGCATGACGGCGCCGCCGATGTGGGCGATCGGGAACGCGATCGGATAGAGGTCGGCGGGCGTCGACGCGACGCCGGAGACGCTGCCGCGGGCCGCGACCGACACCGAGACATCGGTGTGCAGCACGCCCTTCGGGTCCGCGGTGGTGCCCGAGGTGCTGTAGATCCAGCGGGCCTCCCGCGGCCCGGCCGGCGGCGCCGGGGGTGGGACCGGCTCGGACTCGGCGGCCATCGGCAGGGCAAGACTCGGCAGGGCAAGGTGGTCGTTCGGCGAACCCGCCGCCGCGGCACCGGGTTCGCCGAGCGCGATCGCGCGATGGTCGACGAGCAGTACGTCGATGGCGGGTTCACCGGCGTCGACGCGCGCGGCGCTGATCGCGGAGATCATCGCCTCGTGGTCGAAGCCGCGCCAGCGCGGCACCGTGACGAACAGCGAGGTAGCCGCCTTCGCGGTGACGTAGGCGACCTCGCGCTCGCGCAGCGTCGGGATGATCGGGTTCTGGGTGGCGCCGAGGCGGGCGAGCGCGACCATGAGCACCGCCGACTCCAGCGTCGTCGGCAGCTGCCAGCTCACCACGGTGCCGACGCCGACGCCGCGCGCGGCGAGCGCGGCCGCGACCCGCTCGACGGCACGCCGGAACTGCGCGGCGGTCAGGCTCCGGCCGAGATCGTCGAGCAGCAGCTCGGTGTCGGGCGTGGCCGCCGCCCGGCGCTGGACCAGCTCCCAGAAGGAGCTCGCATCCCAGACGGGTGCGGGCGGGCCCGCGTACACGCCGTCGGTCCGCGCGCTTTCCGCCGTGCCGCTCACCCGATCAACCGCCTTCTTCTCGCAGGTCAGCCCAGGCGAGGGGCCCCGCGACCACGGGTTTCCTCGTGTACCCGGAGCCCGTTCCAGGGGTCAGGAAGCCGCCGCCGACGGCCGTCCGCGCGAGGCGGACGACCGTCGGCGGCCGGAATGAAACAGCGTCAGGCAGTAGCCTTCGAGGCCATCTCGGCGAGGGAGATGCCGTCGTGCTTGATCTCGAAGCGGCCCTTGTCGAACGGGCGGATCTCCACGTCGTGGCCGGCGACCTCGGCGCGCAGCGCCCCGACGGTGCTCTTCTCCTTCGGCCGGTGCGCGAACGGGTCGAACGAGTACCAGCGCATCGCGTTCTCGTACGACATCTTGTTGACGTCCTCAGCCGGCACCCCGACCGCGGACCTGAGCAGCTCCTCGCCCGGCCACGGCCAGCTGGAGTCCGAGTGCGGGTAGTCGCACTCCCACGCGATGTTGTCGATACCGATCTTGTGGCGCAGCTCCACACCGACCGGGTCCTCGATGAAACACGTCAGGAAATGCTCCCGGAACACCTCGCTCGGCAGCTTCCCGCCGAAGTTCTGACCGGTCCACAGGTGGTGCATGTCGTAGGTCCGGTCCAGGCGCTCCAGGAAGTACGGGATCCACCCGGTCCCACCCTCGGACAGCGCGATCTTGATCGTCGGGAACTCCTTGAGCACCCGCGACCAGAGCAGGTCAGCCGCCGCACTGCAGATGTTCATCGGCTGCAGGGTGATCAGGACGTCCATCGGGGCGTCGGGCGCGGTGAACGTGAGCTTGCCCGACGAGCCGAGGTGGATCGAGAGCACCGTGTCGGTCTCGACCAGCGCCCTCCACAGCGGATCCCAGTGCGCGTCGTGGAAGCTCGGGTAGCCCAGGGTCGCCGGGTTCTCGGTGAAGGTGATCGAATGGCAGCCCTTCGCCGCGAGCCGGTGGACCTCCGCCGCGGCCAGCTGCGGGTCCCACAGCACCGGCAGGCCCATCGGGATGAACCGGCCGGGGTAGGCGCCGCACCACTCGTCGATATGCCAGTCGTTGTACGCCTGGACGACGCTCAGCGCCAGGTCCTTGTCGTCCGCGGCCGCGAACAGCCGAGCGGAGAAACCCGGGAACGACGGGAAGCACATCGAGCCCAGCACCCCGCCCGCGGACATGTCCTTGACCCGCTCGTGGATGTCGTAACAGCCAGGGCGCATCTCGTCGAAGGCGGTCGGCTCGACGCCGTACTCCTCCTTCGGCCGCCCGGCCACCGCGTTCAGACCCACGTTCGGGATGATCGAACCGTTGAACGTCCACACATCCGAGCCGTCCTCGCGGTGGAGGACCTTCGGCGCCTGATCGGCGAACTTCGCCGGCAGGCGGCCCTGGAACATGTTGGGCGGTTCGACGAGATGGTCATCAACACTGATCAGGATGAGGTCTTCCACGTTCATGCCGAGCCTCCGCTCACGAGCAAGTCCGTCAGAGGCAACGTGTCCTCTTGACAACTGATTGGATCCAATATGCCGCCCATCGGCAAGTAGCCCGAATCACATGGGACCAGCCGGCGGGCTGAGAGTCCAGGCGACCAGCGGGCCGGCCGCGGCGATCAGTTCCTGAGTGGCGGCGTAGTCGACGGGCAGTTCGAGGACGTGCACGCCCGGGGTGGCGAGCGCGTCGAGGAGCCATTCCCGGTGCTGGCTCGACGATCGGGGCGCGCCCCGATCGCCCCAGACCTCGACGACGAGCGTGACACCGAGGCGCCCGGCCCAGTCCAGGCAGGCCGCGGCGACGCCCGCGCGGGGCGGGTGGTCGACCACCGCCACGCCAACGCCGCCCTCGCCGCCAACGCCGCCCTCGCCGGCGAGGGCGGCGGACAGCGCGCCCGCGATCGCCACGCCGTCCCGTCCGGCCGCCGGCACCCGGACGCTACCCAGCCGGACCGTCGAGAACGTCCGGCCGATCCAGTGCGCGGCCGGGCCCGGCTCAGTCCACACGGAGCCGCCCGCCGGCAGCACCGCGGCGAGGTCGGCCGCCGCGCACGCCGGGTTCAGCGGCGCGCCGGTGGCCGCGTACAGCGGGCCCGCGACGGCGGCGAGCTCCCGGTAGAGCGCGGGACGCGGGCCGCCCTCGACGACGGGAACCCGTGCCCGCATCGTCGCGGCGGCGGCCGGCAGGTCGGCGGGGTCGACGGTGACCAGCCGCGCCGGGTCGATTCCGGCGGCGG of the Pseudofrankia saprophytica genome contains:
- a CDS encoding amidohydrolase family protein, which gives rise to MNVEDLILISVDDHLVEPPNMFQGRLPAKFADQAPKVLHREDGSDVWTFNGSIIPNVGLNAVAGRPKEEYGVEPTAFDEMRPGCYDIHERVKDMSAGGVLGSMCFPSFPGFSARLFAAADDKDLALSVVQAYNDWHIDEWCGAYPGRFIPMGLPVLWDPQLAAAEVHRLAAKGCHSITFTENPATLGYPSFHDAHWDPLWRALVETDTVLSIHLGSSGKLTFTAPDAPMDVLITLQPMNICSAAADLLWSRVLKEFPTIKIALSEGGTGWIPYFLERLDRTYDMHHLWTGQNFGGKLPSEVFREHFLTCFIEDPVGVELRHKIGIDNIAWECDYPHSDSSWPWPGEELLRSAVGVPAEDVNKMSYENAMRWYSFDPFAHRPKEKSTVGALRAEVAGHDVEIRPFDKGRFEIKHDGISLAEMASKATA
- a CDS encoding type II toxin-antitoxin system HipA family toxin, with the translated sequence MPDDRLLVVLLGGRRVGELAMDATGKFRFTYDEAWSADQNATPLSLSMPVGQPEHGDGPVRAFIWGLLPDNERVLERWAAEYQVSPRNPFALLRHVGEDCAGGAQFVIPERVDALLAGKGSVRWLDEAEIADRLRILRADPTAWHAHSTGQFSLAGAQAKTALHYDDFTGRWGDPAGATPTTHILKPAISGLDDHDLNEHLCLSAARLLGMSVAHTEVLSFGAERVIAVSRYDRVQNPAGRVIRVHQEDMCQAAGVSPTIKYQNEGGPGPEQIIDILRRYVRPAASAAQHVDRFVDALAFNWVIGGTDAHAKNYSVLLAGAQARLAPLYDVASVLAYDDVYLPKLRLAMRIGGEYRVAAIYGRHWRRFATANGLDPDEIIARARRIIERAPDAFATVATAPSVQVLDSGLPSRLADRVAQAAQARGRALDH
- a CDS encoding AMP-binding protein, producing the protein MSGTAESARTDGVYAGPPAPVWDASSFWELVQRRAAATPDTELLLDDLGRSLTAAQFRRAVERVAAALAARGVGVGTVVSWQLPTTLESAVLMVALARLGATQNPIIPTLREREVAYVTAKAATSLFVTVPRWRGFDHEAMISAISAARVDAGEPAIDVLLVDHRAIALGEPGAAAAGSPNDHLALPSLALPMAAESEPVPPPAPPAGPREARWIYSTSGTTADPKGVLHTDVSVSVAARGSVSGVASTPADLYPIAFPIAHIGGAVMLSASLLSGMRLLLLDSFDAEASPRTMAALGATFLGSALPFLRAYIAAAAADRAKDPDAVLFPKLRAAFSGGAPKPPGLHAEVAAELGGRGVLSSWGMTEFPLATHARLDDSDDELTVTEGRPAPGVELRVVAFDGTPCAPGEEGELLVRGAQLFAGYLGVPAAETADLFDADGFFRTGDLGVVGPRGHVRITGRRKDVIIRNAENIAAPEVEGILVTHPSVAEVAVIGLPDERTGERCCAVIRLAEGAAPVTLADLAAHALAAGLAKFKLPEQLEIVDDLPRTDMGKIAKNALRKRYLP